The following proteins are encoded in a genomic region of Terriglobia bacterium:
- a CDS encoding glycoside hydrolase family 127 protein, with translation MDNKIPRRDFLKAAPAAAGILAAAQVPVPGNAPAQHRSPARLSDVDYTPGADYPIQAKHFSEVTLKDTFWKPKISTNAEITIPFEFQKFAETRRPVSNNVLEAAIYSLQTHPDAKLQAQVDARIQEIKLAQSGRAGNSNGLFELAAAHYAAKGNRDLLDIAIKSADLIYNNYKLETPRFSGGERDAINCVQLYRATREKRYLDLAKFYLDIRGAENTVNPSRHNQSYKPVLEQSEAVGHAVNDASLMVSLVDVGMLTGIRDYFDAAHRIWLDVVNAKLYVIGGIGSTGNEGFGRPYSLPNLSAYCESCAAFMFTTFNHRMFLATGDSKYIDVMERTMYNNAIDGVSASGDRFFYVNRLASSGDGRDQRWQRASLECCPPNLVRFLASMPGYIYAQDQDGIYVNLFVSSEASFRINGKLISLSVESEMPWGGKSKIKVSAKDGGAATIKLRVPGWARNQPVPGDLYSYPDRRDEPVGIAVNGGRVTSAVDKSGYVSLHRNWQEGDVMEIAFPFDVRKVVAHQKVREDIGRMAVEKGPIVFCSEWPDCEGGHVLESLFDPNAELRPEFDKEFFGGASVIHGQARRATNPLSPARPVKLIPYYLWANRGAGEMSVWLSVREYAPGDTGPAGGLIFHVNPNYAADGWRYLEAAPFDQSAGAPWGCFRTLIPGARGSAVGTGRQNTLDIIAACTARGSAADLCANFSLNGIKGWFLPSIDELIQMYLNLKLAGLGDFGGVDIADNYGYWSSTQRTADMAGHLDFADNARRQHSDDKDFPRRVRAIRAF, from the coding sequence ATGGACAACAAGATTCCTCGTCGAGATTTCCTGAAGGCCGCCCCGGCCGCAGCGGGCATCCTGGCCGCAGCCCAGGTTCCTGTGCCTGGCAACGCCCCTGCGCAGCATCGATCTCCAGCCAGGCTGTCGGATGTCGATTACACTCCCGGCGCAGATTACCCGATACAGGCCAAGCATTTCTCGGAAGTAACGCTCAAAGACACCTTCTGGAAGCCGAAAATCAGCACCAATGCCGAGATTACCATTCCCTTCGAGTTTCAGAAGTTCGCGGAGACCAGGAGGCCGGTAAGCAATAACGTGCTGGAAGCAGCGATCTATTCCCTCCAGACGCACCCCGACGCGAAATTACAGGCACAGGTTGATGCCCGTATTCAGGAAATAAAGCTCGCGCAATCAGGAAGGGCAGGCAACAGCAACGGTCTTTTCGAACTCGCCGCCGCACACTATGCCGCTAAAGGCAACAGAGATTTGCTTGATATTGCGATTAAATCGGCGGATCTGATCTACAACAATTATAAGTTGGAGACGCCGCGGTTTTCCGGAGGCGAAAGGGATGCCATCAATTGCGTACAGTTATATCGGGCCACACGTGAAAAGCGGTATCTCGATCTGGCCAAGTTTTATCTCGATATACGCGGCGCTGAAAACACGGTCAACCCGAGCCGTCACAACCAATCCTACAAGCCGGTCCTGGAGCAGAGCGAGGCGGTTGGTCATGCCGTCAACGATGCCTCGCTGATGGTGTCTCTGGTAGATGTGGGCATGCTGACCGGGATCAGGGATTATTTCGATGCGGCTCATCGGATATGGCTCGATGTGGTAAACGCCAAGCTCTACGTGATCGGCGGCATTGGTTCCACTGGAAACGAGGGTTTTGGAAGGCCGTATTCTCTGCCCAATCTGTCCGCGTATTGCGAGAGTTGTGCGGCTTTTATGTTCACGACGTTCAATCACAGAATGTTTTTGGCGACAGGCGACAGCAAGTACATCGATGTGATGGAACGTACGATGTACAACAACGCCATAGACGGAGTGTCGGCTTCGGGAGACCGCTTCTTTTACGTAAACAGGCTGGCAAGTTCCGGTGACGGACGCGATCAGCGTTGGCAGCGAGCTTCTTTGGAATGTTGTCCTCCTAATCTCGTCCGGTTTCTTGCGTCCATGCCCGGGTATATTTATGCCCAGGATCAGGATGGGATCTACGTCAATTTATTTGTGTCCAGCGAGGCTTCTTTCCGCATCAACGGAAAACTCATATCTCTATCTGTGGAGAGTGAAATGCCCTGGGGCGGAAAATCGAAAATCAAGGTTTCCGCCAAAGATGGGGGAGCGGCCACCATTAAATTGAGAGTTCCCGGCTGGGCCAGGAATCAACCGGTTCCGGGAGACCTGTATTCGTACCCGGACAGGCGGGATGAACCAGTGGGGATCGCGGTAAACGGTGGCAGAGTTACGTCCGCAGTGGATAAATCAGGGTATGTTTCGCTCCACAGAAATTGGCAGGAGGGAGATGTGATGGAGATCGCATTTCCATTCGACGTCAGAAAAGTCGTCGCGCATCAAAAGGTGAGAGAAGATATCGGCAGAATGGCCGTAGAGAAGGGCCCCATCGTTTTTTGTTCCGAATGGCCTGATTGTGAAGGCGGACACGTTCTGGAATCCCTGTTTGATCCCAACGCTGAATTGAGACCCGAATTCGATAAAGAATTTTTTGGCGGAGCCTCCGTGATTCATGGGCAAGCCAGGAGGGCTACGAATCCGCTCTCTCCAGCGAGGCCTGTCAAACTCATACCCTATTACCTGTGGGCCAACCGTGGGGCGGGCGAAATGAGCGTCTGGCTGTCCGTCCGCGAATATGCGCCGGGTGACACCGGGCCGGCCGGCGGCCTGATTTTCCATGTCAATCCGAATTATGCTGCCGACGGCTGGCGATATCTCGAAGCGGCCCCCTTCGATCAGAGCGCGGGTGCCCCGTGGGGATGCTTCCGCACATTGATACCGGGGGCGCGCGGCAGCGCTGTGGGCACCGGCAGGCAGAATACCCTGGACATAATCGCTGCCTGCACGGCGCGCGGCTCGGCGGCTGATCTGTGCGCGAATTTCAGCCTGAACGGCATCAAGGGATGGTTTCTGCCGTCCATCGACGAACTGATCCAGATGTATCTCAATCTGAAGCTCGCTGGCCTGGGTGATTTCGGCGGCGTTGATATCGCTGATAACTACGGCTACTGGTCTTCGACTCAGCGCACTGCCGACATGGCGGGCCATCTCGACTTTGCCGATAATGCCCGGAGGCAGCATAGCGACGATAAGGACTTTCCGCGGCGGGTTCGGGCTATCCGCGCTTTCTGA
- a CDS encoding NPCBM/NEW2 domain-containing protein: MPKQTSAQAQPAAKAEPARAWPHPIPARIRDGNNKDLFLMTLGDVRTDIADGIYDPSRDEVTLKDGSVMKNYYRDSLRVKFFKPIDKTIFPLPPSGLCTWYYYYQDINENEVKRNADWIAKNLKDYGAKYVQIDDGWQAETKEGRHGSRDWTGVDKAFPKGMAGLAAYIKSLGLTPGIWIAPHGQSNEDVVKKNPGVFMLKPDGTSVSDSWEGKWLVDPSTPETQKYMKDLFSTMVKWGYEYFKIDGQPTVVTEFNRAKAFIKTPGEIDLLYRNTLDSIRSAIGPNRYLLGCWGLPLEGMGIMNGSRTGGDVVLSWSGFFTALGPTMQSYYLHNIAWYTDPDTMLLRPPLTLDQARVWATLQGLTGQALMSSDRLMDLSEDRVELLRRVYPAVDIRPLDLFPSRQNKRIWDLKVNHLGRNYDVVGAFNFGEAKPEQIYLNWKELGIPDSGPVHVFDFWNKEYLGAWEAGMALTVPTTSCQVLTLMPSSGQIQLISTNRHITQGWIDLQSLAAGPGNSFTGKSKVIKNDPYELNFAFPRDKNFAVKTATARTAAGPLSVRITNHQGWATIRIDSPTTTEASWNIVFEPADAYRYPTQAPTGLRVDPVGLDGGNLSWGAQYYLNAGYQVYLDGTLLGYSGNTTFPLRGLDPGRTYTAEVKAIWYDGSVGPRHQKSELKFTLQSLLPNEVLLSTLDPIPAATGGRGGGRGGPGGGLTIGGKRYQGGITARGGAQVEYDVAGVFATFSALVGVDDSYNGALSFVLLGDGKELWNSGAVIKSEAPKPVNVAIAGVRRLVLRATAAGDAAPAQPQGPGQGRGGFGSQGAWLDAKISGRAAVK, translated from the coding sequence ATGCCCAAACAAACGTCAGCACAAGCCCAGCCTGCTGCCAAGGCGGAGCCCGCCCGAGCGTGGCCGCATCCGATTCCGGCGCGGATTCGGGATGGCAACAACAAAGACCTGTTCCTCATGACCCTCGGTGACGTGAGGACCGACATCGCGGACGGAATCTATGACCCGTCCAGGGACGAGGTGACGCTGAAGGATGGATCGGTCATGAAGAACTACTATCGCGATAGCTTGAGGGTGAAGTTCTTCAAGCCGATCGACAAGACCATATTCCCCTTGCCGCCATCCGGCCTATGCACCTGGTACTACTACTACCAGGACATCAACGAAAATGAAGTCAAGCGCAACGCGGATTGGATCGCGAAAAATCTGAAGGACTACGGCGCCAAATACGTGCAGATCGACGACGGCTGGCAGGCGGAAACCAAGGAAGGCCGCCATGGATCGCGCGACTGGACCGGGGTAGACAAAGCCTTCCCGAAAGGCATGGCGGGGCTTGCGGCTTATATCAAGTCGTTGGGACTGACCCCCGGGATTTGGATCGCACCTCACGGGCAATCGAATGAAGATGTGGTCAAAAAAAATCCGGGTGTCTTCATGCTGAAGCCTGACGGCACCTCGGTTTCCGATTCCTGGGAGGGAAAATGGCTGGTTGACCCGTCGACGCCGGAGACCCAGAAATACATGAAGGATCTGTTCTCCACGATGGTGAAGTGGGGTTATGAATACTTCAAGATCGACGGACAGCCCACAGTGGTCACCGAATTCAACCGGGCCAAGGCCTTCATCAAGACACCGGGCGAGATCGACCTGCTTTATAGAAACACCCTGGATTCGATCCGCTCCGCGATCGGGCCAAATCGCTATCTCCTGGGCTGCTGGGGCCTCCCGCTCGAAGGGATGGGAATCATGAATGGTTCGCGCACCGGGGGGGACGTTGTTTTGAGTTGGAGCGGTTTCTTTACCGCGCTCGGTCCGACCATGCAGTCTTATTATTTGCACAACATCGCCTGGTACACGGACCCGGACACGATGCTCCTCCGTCCGCCGCTGACGCTGGATCAGGCGCGCGTGTGGGCTACTTTGCAGGGGCTGACCGGGCAGGCGCTCATGTCCAGCGACCGCCTCATGGATCTGTCGGAAGATCGCGTCGAACTATTGCGGCGCGTCTATCCAGCCGTCGATATCCGGCCGCTCGATCTCTTCCCTTCGCGGCAGAACAAACGGATCTGGGACCTGAAGGTGAACCACCTCGGCCGCAATTATGATGTCGTTGGGGCGTTCAATTTCGGCGAAGCCAAGCCTGAACAGATCTACCTGAACTGGAAAGAACTGGGTATTCCGGACAGTGGTCCGGTTCACGTGTTTGACTTCTGGAACAAGGAGTACCTGGGCGCATGGGAAGCCGGCATGGCGCTCACCGTTCCTACCACCAGTTGCCAGGTTCTGACCCTCATGCCCAGTTCCGGCCAAATCCAGTTGATTTCCACCAATCGTCACATCACTCAAGGTTGGATTGATTTGCAGAGCCTGGCGGCGGGACCGGGAAACTCCTTCACCGGCAAGAGTAAGGTCATCAAAAACGATCCCTACGAACTGAATTTCGCCTTTCCGCGCGACAAGAACTTCGCGGTCAAAACCGCGACGGCGCGCACGGCCGCAGGACCGCTTTCAGTGAGAATCACAAATCACCAAGGCTGGGCCACCATTCGAATCGACTCGCCGACGACGACGGAAGCGAGCTGGAATATTGTTTTTGAACCGGCGGATGCCTATCGGTATCCGACCCAGGCCCCGACCGGGTTGCGCGTCGACCCGGTGGGCTTGGATGGCGGCAACCTGAGCTGGGGTGCGCAGTATTATCTCAATGCCGGGTATCAGGTCTATCTCGACGGCACGTTGCTGGGCTACTCAGGGAATACCACATTCCCGCTCCGCGGACTGGATCCGGGCCGGACCTACACGGCCGAAGTGAAGGCGATCTGGTATGACGGCAGCGTCGGTCCGCGACACCAGAAATCGGAGTTGAAGTTCACGCTTCAGTCGCTGTTGCCGAATGAAGTCCTGCTGTCCACGCTGGATCCCATTCCCGCCGCCACGGGCGGGCGTGGTGGTGGACGGGGCGGCCCAGGCGGCGGATTGACGATCGGCGGCAAACGCTATCAAGGGGGCATCACGGCGCGCGGTGGAGCCCAGGTGGAGTACGACGTTGCGGGCGTTTTCGCTACTTTTAGCGCGCTGGTAGGCGTGGATGACAGCTACAACGGCGCCCTCAGTTTTGTGCTTCTCGGCGACGGCAAGGAACTTTGGAACAGCGGCGCCGTGATAAAATCTGAGGCACCCAAACCAGTAAATGTGGCTATCGCCGGCGTGAGGAGACTGGTCCTGCGCGCGACCGCAGCAGGGGACGCCGCCCCGGCACAACCTCAGGGACCGGGCCAGGGGAGAGGCGGTTTCGGTTCCCAGGGTGCTTGGCTGGATGCCAAGATATCCGGCCGCGCCGCGGTTAAGTAG
- a CDS encoding twin-arginine translocation signal domain-containing protein: protein MHDLNRRDLLKISAAAAAGAVMPPFAAAQNSARPAPSAYPEILREPDSVVAFTDDQTLPLARQGRRWISGPVVVELRPRGTDAATELAVAIEAPGVALQRVRLRWLAPMPGGTRILGDHWERSYGDLEWRGLIPERILPWYFLAAGTDAAHAYGVRTGAAALCFWQADASGISLWLDVRNGGAGVNLGSRRLDAAVIRSRHGAAGERPFQVARAFCRDLCETPRLPAAPVYGGNNWYYAYGRSSREDMLRDSDLMAELAPSLPNRPFMVIDDGWQPNRTAGPWDRGNDGFPDMPRLAEEMRKGGVRPGIWMRPLYTMAQVADSWHQQQRRAGGAARPNAKLPLDPTIPEVLGLVRQDVRRLAGWGFDMIKHDYSTFDLFGRWGSSMNADITDGGWHFADRGKTNAEIVLEFYQAIREAAGSSLVIGCNTLNHLSAGVFELQRTGDDTSGQDFNRTRRMGVNTIAFRAPQHGAFFAVDADCVPITPQIPWTLGSRWLDLVARSGTPLFVSADPRAVGAEQKEVLKRAFADAARQQPLCEPLDWLEMTVPGRWRLQGKTAEYDWFGPEGATPFPR, encoded by the coding sequence ATGCACGACCTGAATCGTCGCGATCTGTTGAAAATATCGGCCGCGGCCGCGGCCGGCGCCGTCATGCCACCTTTTGCAGCTGCACAAAACAGTGCGCGGCCAGCGCCCTCTGCTTACCCCGAGATCCTCCGTGAGCCCGATTCGGTAGTGGCGTTTACTGACGATCAGACGTTGCCGCTTGCGCGACAGGGTCGGCGCTGGATATCGGGCCCGGTCGTAGTTGAGTTGAGACCGCGCGGGACCGACGCGGCGACGGAACTTGCCGTTGCCATCGAGGCGCCCGGCGTGGCGCTCCAGCGCGTGCGGCTGCGCTGGCTCGCGCCGATGCCTGGAGGGACTCGCATCCTCGGCGATCACTGGGAACGCAGCTACGGCGACCTGGAATGGCGCGGATTGATTCCCGAGCGGATTTTGCCCTGGTATTTTCTTGCCGCCGGCACGGACGCGGCCCACGCTTATGGAGTTCGCACGGGCGCCGCGGCATTGTGTTTCTGGCAGGCCGACGCCTCCGGCATTTCGCTGTGGCTTGATGTGCGCAACGGCGGAGCGGGCGTAAACCTCGGTTCCCGGCGTCTGGACGCGGCGGTGATTCGTTCCCGCCACGGCGCGGCCGGGGAAAGGCCGTTTCAGGTGGCGCGCGCGTTCTGCCGCGATCTGTGCGAGACGCCGCGGTTGCCTGCCGCGCCGGTGTATGGGGGCAACAACTGGTATTACGCATACGGCCGCAGTTCGCGGGAAGACATGCTCCGCGATTCGGATTTGATGGCTGAACTCGCTCCTTCGCTGCCGAACCGGCCATTCATGGTAATCGACGACGGATGGCAGCCGAACCGCACCGCCGGGCCATGGGACCGCGGAAACGACGGCTTTCCTGACATGCCGCGCCTGGCCGAGGAAATGCGCAAGGGTGGCGTGAGGCCGGGGATCTGGATGCGGCCGCTATACACCATGGCGCAGGTTGCCGATTCGTGGCACCAGCAGCAGCGCCGCGCGGGCGGCGCCGCGCGGCCGAACGCGAAGCTGCCCCTGGACCCCACTATACCCGAAGTGCTCGGCCTGGTGCGGCAGGACGTCCGCCGCCTCGCCGGGTGGGGCTTTGATATGATCAAACACGACTACTCCACCTTCGATCTGTTCGGGCGGTGGGGATCATCGATGAACGCCGACATCACCGACGGCGGCTGGCATTTCGCGGACCGGGGAAAGACCAATGCGGAAATCGTCCTCGAATTCTACCAGGCCATCCGCGAGGCAGCCGGCTCGTCCCTGGTGATCGGATGCAACACTCTTAACCACCTCTCGGCCGGAGTGTTCGAGCTCCAGCGGACCGGTGACGATACCAGCGGGCAGGACTTCAACCGCACGCGGAGAATGGGGGTCAATACGATCGCTTTCCGGGCTCCGCAGCACGGAGCGTTTTTCGCGGTGGACGCCGATTGCGTGCCAATCACGCCGCAGATTCCCTGGACGCTCGGCAGCCGGTGGTTGGACCTCGTTGCCCGGAGCGGAACGCCGCTGTTCGTTTCTGCAGACCCGCGCGCGGTCGGGGCCGAACAGAAGGAGGTACTTAAACGCGCCTTTGCCGATGCGGCCAGGCAGCAGCCGCTGTGTGAGCCGCTCGACTGGCTGGAGATGACAGTGCCCGGACGCTGGCGGTTACAGGGCAAAACGGCGGAATACGACTGGTTCGGTCCCGAGGGTGCGACGCCATTCCCGCGTTGA